A window of the Agrococcus jejuensis genome harbors these coding sequences:
- a CDS encoding HAD family hydrolase, translated as MIHGSRDASALADARAILFDLDGVLTPTAEVHMRAWARLFGPVLEAHDKQPYTDDDYFAHIDGKPRYDGVRSMLAARGIELPEGAPSDSADADTVHGLGNRKDVAFNAEIDEHGVQPYPGSLAFLDAAEAAGLAVAVVTSSRNGQRVLAAAGLRDRFEVVVDGIHAAAHGLAGKPSPATYVEGAQLLGLTPADCVVVEDAHSGVAAGHAGGFLLTVGVDRGAGADSLLAHGADLVVDDLAELIDSLPGGAA; from the coding sequence ATGATCCACGGCTCCCGCGACGCGAGCGCGCTCGCTGACGCACGCGCCATCCTGTTCGACCTCGACGGCGTGCTCACGCCGACGGCCGAGGTGCACATGCGCGCGTGGGCGAGGCTCTTCGGCCCGGTGCTCGAGGCGCACGACAAGCAGCCGTACACCGACGACGACTACTTCGCCCACATCGACGGCAAGCCCCGCTACGACGGCGTGCGCAGCATGCTCGCCGCCCGCGGCATCGAGCTGCCAGAGGGTGCGCCGAGCGACAGCGCCGACGCCGACACGGTGCACGGGCTCGGCAACCGCAAGGACGTGGCGTTCAACGCCGAGATCGACGAGCACGGCGTGCAGCCGTACCCGGGCTCGCTCGCGTTCCTCGACGCCGCCGAGGCCGCCGGCCTCGCCGTCGCCGTCGTCACGAGCAGCCGCAACGGCCAGCGCGTGCTCGCCGCCGCCGGGCTCCGCGACCGCTTCGAGGTCGTCGTCGACGGCATCCACGCCGCCGCGCACGGCCTCGCGGGCAAGCCGTCGCCCGCCACCTACGTCGAAGGCGCCCAGCTGCTCGGCCTGACCCCCGCCGACTGCGTCGTCGTGGAGGACGCCCACTCGGGCGTCGCCGCCGGCCACGCGGGCGGCTTCCTGCTCACGGTCGGCGTCGACCGCGGCGCAGGCGCGGACTCCCTGCTCGCGCACGGCGCCGACCTCGTGGTCGACGACCTCGCCGAGCTCATCGACTCGCTCCCCGGAGGTGCCGCATGA